The Anastrepha ludens isolate Willacy chromosome X, idAnaLude1.1, whole genome shotgun sequence genome includes a window with the following:
- the LOC128870046 gene encoding piggyBac transposable element-derived protein 1-like, translated as MDSRRNMEYLSSNQYMRLSDAEQYIQKKKKKEQYIQNVFDEIADDELFSGPEGDESEQVAVADGVVESDVEDPDYTIDNAQVDETDYEESDNESDAADNSEEINLRAAEFVAHDGTIWSSQPRLARQTRQQNILRQRSGPARSTTMMSIVNTYKCFITPEMVDIIVRCTNKKPEATYAELNAKHPEAEPKTWKKVTLSEMYAFIGVLIMTGASRSNAECAPDLWSVENCPLYRASMGINRFQAILRFIRFDDGNTRAQRLVTDKAAPISELWTMMNYNFEQSYKPSEFLTVDEQLFPYRSRTRFTQYIPSKPAKYGIKVWWVCDAKNAYPLYGQIYTDQAPTGRETNQGERVVKDLVSRFHGTGRNITMDNFFTSLNLLESLSSMNLSAVGTLRKNKPCIPKEMLAHKDRAERSSTFGFRPNISICSYVPKKNKAVILLSSMHDDDHIGESGKPEMIEFYNKTKGGVDVMDQLLGEYTC; from the exons ATGGATAGCAGAAGGAACATGGAATATTTGTCTTCGAATCAATATATGAG attATCTGACGCTGAGcagtatatacaaaaaaaaaaaaaaaaagagcagTACATACAAAACGTGTTTGACGAAATCGCAGATGATGAATTATTTTCCGGCCCTGAAGGGGATGAAAGCGAACAAGTAGCAGTAGCAGATGGAGTGGTTGAATCGGATGTAGAAGACCCTGATTACACAATTGACAATGCCCAGGTAGATGAGACTGATTACGAAGAATCTGACAATGAATCCGATGCTGCAGATAATTCTGAGGAGATTAATTTGCGTGCAGCTGAATTCGTAGCACATGATGGTACCATATGGAGCTCCCAGCCACGACTTGCACGCCAAACtaggcaacaaaatattttgcgacAGCGAAGTGGGCCCGCAAGATCAACTACTATGATGTCAATAgtcaatacatataaatgttttataaCTCCGGAAATGGTGGATATTATAGTACGCTGCACCAACAAAAAACCAGAAGCTACATATGCGGAATTAAACGCAAAACATCCAGAGGCGGAACCAAAAACATGGAAGAAGGTTACTTTAAGCGAAATGTATGCGTTCATTGGAGTGCTTATTATGACTGGCGCTAGCCGCAGCAATGCCGAATGTGCGCCGGACTTGTGGTCGGTGGAAAATTGTCCATTATATCGGGCGTCAATGGGCATTAACCGCTTTCAGGCCATACTGCGGTTTATAAGGTTTGACGATGGCAACACACGGGCACAACGTTTGGTAACTGACAAGGCTGCACCAATATCCGAGCTGTGGACCATGATGAACTACAACTTTGAGCAGTCATATAAGCCAAGTGAATTTCTAACGGTAGACGAGCAGCTCTTTCCATATCGTAGCCGCACCCGTTTCACGCAATACATCCCATCGAAACCGGCAAAATATGGCATCAAAGTGTGGTGGGTATGTGATGCCAAAAACGCATATCCACTgtatggacaaatatatactgacCAAGCACCTACGGGACGGGAAACTAACCAGGGTGAACGCGTGGTGAAGGATTTAGTAAGCCGCTTTCATGGAACCGGCCGAAATATAacgatggacaatttttttacatccctAAATCTACTGGAAAGCTTGTCATCCATGAATTTGTCGGCAGTTGGAACTCTGCGGAAAAATAAGCCCTGCATACCAAAGGAGATGTTGGCACACAAAGATCGTGCAGAGAGGTCAAGTACATTCGGTTTTAGGCCCAACATATCCATATGCTCCTATGTGCCGAAAAAAAACAAGGCAGTTATATTACTATCATCAATGCATGACGATGATCACATTGGCGAAAGCGGCAAACCAGAAATGATAGAGTTTTATAACAAGACAAAAGGAGGAGTGGACGTGATGGACCAATTGCTTGGAGAATATACTTGCTAA